One stretch of Variovorax sp. 54 DNA includes these proteins:
- a CDS encoding dipeptide ABC transporter ATP-binding protein: MTSTTSPASAAPCLVVRDLAIDLPAGADRAHAVHGISFDVLPGQVVCLLGESGSGKSVIAQAAMGLLPASLRPSAGRIEVQGEDVLAASPARLRALRGARMAMVFQEPMTALNPVMRCGAQVDEILAEHTTLGAAARRERVLAIFERVRLPEPQRIYDAYPHQLSGGQRQRIVIAIALILRPALLICDEPTTALDVTTQAEILSLIREMQQENGTAVLFITHDFGVVADIADQVVVLQLGRQVESGPKDEVLRRPKEAYTRMLLDAVPRLAPVLRAPVEAKAPLLDARGVGKVYRTGSWPGKRRTVHAAADVSLKLHAGETVGIVGESGSGKSTVARCIARLIEPTDGDVRVPGIEGSRGAQRSAFRRMVQVVFQDPNRSLNPRRTVGQSIVEGPVNFGVPHAKAWQRAEELMALVRLQPEVLHRYPSEFSGGQRQRLCIARALACEPRVLIADEAVSALDVSVQDQILKLLAEIQQRLSIGILFITHDLRVASQICDRLIVMHQGRIVEQGSAHDVLLSPREAYTRTLLAAAPGQGYAFGGG; encoded by the coding sequence ATGACATCCACAACGTCCCCTGCTTCTGCGGCGCCCTGCCTCGTGGTGCGCGACCTCGCCATCGACCTGCCCGCCGGTGCCGACCGCGCGCACGCGGTGCATGGCATCTCGTTCGACGTCTTGCCCGGCCAGGTCGTGTGCCTGCTGGGCGAATCGGGCTCCGGCAAGTCGGTCATCGCGCAGGCCGCGATGGGCCTGCTGCCCGCGTCGCTGCGTCCCTCGGCCGGGCGCATCGAGGTGCAGGGCGAAGACGTGCTCGCGGCCAGCCCGGCGCGGCTGCGCGCCCTGCGCGGCGCGCGCATGGCGATGGTGTTCCAGGAGCCGATGACCGCGCTCAACCCGGTGATGCGCTGCGGCGCGCAGGTCGACGAGATCCTGGCCGAGCACACGACGCTGGGCGCCGCGGCGCGCCGCGAGCGCGTGCTGGCCATCTTCGAGCGCGTGCGGCTGCCCGAGCCCCAGCGCATCTACGACGCCTACCCGCACCAGCTGTCGGGCGGGCAGCGCCAGCGCATCGTGATCGCCATCGCGCTGATCCTGCGCCCCGCACTGCTGATCTGCGACGAGCCCACCACCGCGCTCGACGTGACCACGCAGGCCGAAATTCTTTCGCTCATCCGCGAGATGCAGCAGGAGAACGGCACCGCCGTGCTGTTCATCACGCACGACTTCGGCGTGGTGGCCGACATCGCCGACCAGGTGGTGGTGCTGCAGCTGGGCCGGCAGGTCGAGAGCGGCCCGAAGGACGAGGTGCTGCGCCGCCCGAAAGAGGCCTACACGCGCATGCTGCTCGACGCCGTGCCACGGCTCGCACCGGTGCTGCGCGCGCCGGTGGAAGCGAAGGCGCCGCTGCTCGATGCACGCGGCGTGGGCAAGGTCTACCGCACGGGCAGCTGGCCCGGCAAGCGCCGCACGGTGCATGCGGCGGCCGACGTGTCGCTGAAGCTGCATGCGGGCGAAACGGTGGGCATCGTGGGCGAGTCGGGCTCGGGCAAGTCGACCGTGGCGCGCTGCATCGCGCGGCTGATCGAACCGACCGACGGCGACGTCCGCGTGCCGGGCATCGAGGGCTCGCGCGGCGCGCAGCGCTCGGCGTTCCGGCGCATGGTGCAGGTCGTGTTCCAGGACCCGAACCGCTCGCTCAACCCGCGCCGCACGGTGGGCCAGTCGATCGTCGAGGGGCCGGTGAATTTCGGTGTGCCGCACGCCAAGGCCTGGCAGCGCGCCGAGGAGCTGATGGCGCTGGTGCGGCTGCAGCCCGAGGTGCTGCACCGCTACCCGAGCGAGTTCTCGGGCGGCCAGCGGCAGCGGCTGTGCATTGCGCGCGCGCTGGCCTGCGAGCCGCGCGTGCTGATCGCCGACGAGGCCGTGTCGGCGCTCGACGTGTCGGTGCAGGACCAGATATTGAAGCTGCTCGCGGAGATCCAGCAGCGGCTGTCGATCGGCATTCTGTTCATCACGCACGACCTGCGCGTGGCCAGCCAGATCTGCGACCGACTCATCGTGATGCACCAGGGCCGCATCGTCGAGCAAGGCAGCGCGCACGACGTGCTGCTGTCGCCGCGCGAGGCCTACACGCGCACGCTGCTGGCCGCGGCGCCCGGCCAGGGCTATGCGTTCGGAGGCGGCTGA
- a CDS encoding ABC transporter permease, with protein MTSISLRDDAPASAAVPPAAPRAPARSLLRRLLANGAVRVGGALLVAMLLLAVAAPWLYTIDPNAMDPANSHLPPGARTEFTTLAGDSFERFFPLGTDSMGRDLWSRTAYGARISLSVGVAVALGSVAFGLVVGMVAGYFRRLDGVIMRVMDGMMAIPGILFAIVLVAVWRPSLLTVILAIVVPETPRVARLVRSVVLSVREEPYVEAAVALDTPTWKLMLRHILPNTVAPLIVQGTFICAAAMLVEAVMSFLGIGLPSDVPTWGNIMSEGRTHFTSHPSTVLLPGFFLALTVLAVNMLGDGLRDALDPKFKPRGG; from the coding sequence ATGACTTCGATTTCCCTGCGCGACGACGCGCCTGCCTCGGCCGCGGTTCCTCCCGCCGCGCCCCGGGCTCCGGCCCGGTCGCTGCTGCGCCGCCTGCTCGCCAACGGCGCCGTGCGCGTCGGCGGCGCCCTGCTGGTCGCGATGCTGCTGCTGGCGGTGGCCGCGCCCTGGCTCTACACCATCGATCCGAACGCGATGGACCCGGCGAACTCGCACCTGCCGCCCGGCGCGCGCACCGAGTTCACCACGCTCGCGGGCGACAGCTTCGAGCGCTTCTTCCCGCTGGGCACTGACAGCATGGGCCGCGACCTGTGGAGCCGCACGGCCTACGGGGCGCGCATCTCGCTGTCGGTGGGCGTGGCGGTGGCGCTGGGCTCGGTCGCGTTCGGCCTCGTGGTGGGCATGGTGGCGGGCTACTTCCGTCGGCTCGACGGCGTGATCATGCGGGTGATGGACGGGATGATGGCCATCCCCGGCATCCTGTTCGCGATCGTGCTGGTGGCCGTGTGGCGGCCCAGCCTGCTCACGGTGATCCTGGCCATCGTGGTGCCCGAGACGCCGCGCGTGGCGCGGCTGGTGCGCTCGGTGGTGCTGTCGGTGCGCGAAGAGCCGTATGTGGAGGCGGCCGTTGCGCTCGACACGCCGACCTGGAAGCTGATGCTGCGCCACATCCTGCCCAACACGGTGGCGCCGCTGATCGTGCAGGGCACCTTCATCTGCGCGGCGGCGATGCTGGTGGAGGCGGTGATGTCGTTCCTCGGCATCGGCCTGCCGTCCGACGTGCCGACCTGGGGAAACATCATGTCCGAAGGCCGCACGCACTTCACCTCGCACCCGTCGACCGTGCTGCTGCCCGGCTTCTTCCTGGCGCTCACGGTGCTGGCCGTGAACATGCTCGGCGACGGTCTGCGCGACGCACTCGATCCCAAGTTCAAACCGCGCGGAGGCTGA
- a CDS encoding ABC transporter permease: protein MLHFLLRRGLATAPVLLIVAVIVFLLLRMTPGDPAAAIAGDAANAQDIARIRAQLGLDASIVTQFVHWLGQVLRGDLGYSFFYRMRVTDLIGQRLEPTLSVAAVTVVLTVLIAVPLGVLAASQRGGRLDRFIMGASVLGFSVPVFVAGYVMIWLFSMQLGWLPSQGYQRIGDGVGPWLRHLALPCVTLAVMYAALIARVTRAAVSEALTEDYVRTARAKGISEWRMLLRHALANAAVPIATVIGLSVAGLIGGVVVTETIYAIPGLGQLTVDAVLSRDYPLIQGITLFFSLVYVVVNLLVDLSYLLLDPRIRY, encoded by the coding sequence ATGCTCCACTTCCTGTTGCGCCGCGGACTGGCCACCGCGCCCGTGCTCCTGATCGTGGCCGTCATCGTCTTCCTGCTGCTGCGCATGACGCCCGGCGATCCGGCGGCGGCCATCGCGGGCGATGCGGCCAATGCGCAGGACATCGCACGCATCCGCGCGCAGCTGGGCCTGGACGCATCGATCGTGACGCAGTTCGTGCACTGGCTCGGCCAGGTGCTGCGCGGCGACCTCGGCTATTCGTTCTTCTACCGGATGCGCGTGACCGACCTGATCGGCCAGCGCCTGGAGCCCACGCTCTCGGTGGCGGCGGTGACGGTGGTGCTCACGGTGCTGATCGCCGTGCCGCTCGGCGTGCTCGCGGCGTCGCAGCGCGGCGGCCGGCTCGACCGCTTCATCATGGGCGCGTCGGTGCTCGGCTTTTCGGTGCCGGTGTTCGTGGCCGGCTACGTGATGATCTGGCTGTTCTCGATGCAGCTCGGCTGGCTGCCCTCGCAGGGCTACCAGCGCATCGGCGACGGCGTCGGCCCGTGGCTGCGCCACCTGGCGCTGCCCTGCGTCACGCTGGCCGTGATGTACGCGGCACTCATTGCGCGGGTCACGCGCGCGGCGGTGTCGGAGGCGCTCACCGAAGACTACGTGCGCACCGCGCGCGCCAAGGGCATCTCGGAGTGGCGCATGCTGCTGCGCCACGCGCTGGCCAACGCGGCCGTGCCGATCGCCACCGTCATCGGCCTGAGCGTGGCGGGCCTGATCGGCGGGGTGGTGGTCACCGAAACGATCTACGCGATCCCCGGCCTCGGCCAGCTCACGGTGGACGCCGTGCTCTCGCGCGACTACCCGCTGATCCAGGGCATCACCCTCTTCTTCTCGCTCGTCTACGTGGTGGTCAACCTGCTGGTGGACCTGAGCTACCTGCTGCTCGATCCGCGCATCCGCTACTGA